In Rhodoferax koreense, a genomic segment contains:
- the rlmD gene encoding 23S rRNA (uracil(1939)-C(5))-methyltransferase RlmD, whose translation MTEPTEKTSTLPPGWLDIESLDIEAKGIAHREDGKVVFVEGALPFEQVSASIHRRKNNWEAGTVTAIHRESSQRVRPQCPHFGLHPGACGGCKMQHLHPAAQVAVKQRVLEDNLWHLGKVKSETVARPIEGPAWGYRYRARLSVRHVLKKGTVLVGFHERSSRYVADIRECHVLPPHVNAMLLPLRALVGAMDAINTVPQIELACGDDVTALVLRHLEPLSEDDLARLRAFALEHGVQWWLQSKGPDTVKLLDADGAQLGYALPDFDIQMPFKPTDFTQVNPHINRVLVSKALRLLDAQKTERVIDWFCGLGNFTLPLATQAREVLGIEGSETLVARSRENYEKNNARLGTERALAATKFVARNLFEMTPEMLIADGSADKWLVDPPREGAFALAKALADLNQQRELRQGWTPPRRIVYVSCNPATLARDAGLLVALGGYRCVSAGVVNMFPHTAHVESMAVFELAE comes from the coding sequence ATGACCGAGCCCACAGAAAAAACGTCGACCCTGCCGCCAGGCTGGCTTGACATCGAATCCCTCGACATCGAGGCCAAGGGCATCGCCCACCGCGAGGACGGCAAGGTCGTCTTTGTCGAGGGCGCGCTGCCTTTCGAACAGGTCAGCGCGAGCATCCACCGCCGGAAGAACAACTGGGAGGCGGGCACCGTCACCGCCATCCACCGTGAATCTTCGCAACGCGTGCGGCCCCAGTGCCCGCACTTCGGCCTGCACCCGGGGGCCTGCGGCGGCTGCAAGATGCAGCACCTGCACCCGGCCGCGCAGGTCGCGGTGAAGCAGCGCGTGCTCGAGGACAACCTCTGGCACCTGGGCAAGGTCAAATCCGAAACCGTCGCGCGGCCCATCGAAGGGCCGGCCTGGGGCTACCGCTACCGCGCGCGGCTGTCGGTGCGGCATGTGCTCAAGAAGGGCACCGTGCTCGTCGGCTTCCACGAACGCAGCAGCCGTTACGTGGCCGACATCCGCGAATGCCATGTGTTGCCGCCGCATGTGAACGCCATGCTGCTGCCGCTGCGCGCGCTGGTCGGCGCGATGGACGCGATCAACACCGTGCCCCAGATCGAACTGGCCTGCGGCGACGACGTAACCGCCCTGGTGTTGCGCCACCTCGAGCCGCTGAGCGAAGACGATCTGGCGCGCCTGCGCGCCTTCGCGCTGGAACATGGCGTTCAGTGGTGGCTGCAGTCCAAGGGGCCCGACACGGTCAAGCTGCTGGATGCCGATGGGGCGCAACTGGGCTATGCGCTGCCGGACTTCGACATCCAGATGCCGTTCAAGCCGACCGACTTCACCCAGGTCAACCCTCACATCAACCGCGTGCTGGTGTCCAAGGCGCTGCGCCTGCTCGACGCGCAGAAGACCGAACGGGTGATCGACTGGTTCTGTGGCCTGGGCAACTTCACGTTGCCGTTGGCCACGCAGGCGCGTGAGGTGCTGGGCATCGAGGGCAGCGAAACCCTGGTCGCGCGCTCGCGCGAAAATTATGAGAAGAACAATGCTCGACTGGGCACGGAAAGGGCGCTGGCAGCTACCAAATTCGTAGCACGCAACCTTTTCGAGATGACGCCGGAGATGTTGATCGCCGACGGCTCGGCCGACAAGTGGCTGGTCGATCCTCCGCGCGAAGGCGCATTCGCGCTGGCCAAGGCCCTGGCCGACCTGAACCAGCAGCGCGAGTTGCGTCAGGGCTGGACGCCGCCACGGCGCATCGTCTATGTGAGCTGCAACCCGGCCACGCTGGCGCGCGATGCGGGGCTGCTGGTGGCGCTGGGTGGCTACCGTTGCGTGTCGGCCGGGGTGGTGAACATGTTCCCGCACACGGCGCACGTGGAGAGCATGGCGGTGTTCGAGTTGGCCGAGTAA
- the glmM gene encoding phosphoglucosamine mutase, protein MTRLYFGTDGIRGTVGQAPITPDFVLRLAHAVGRVLKETESRPTVLIGKDTRISGYMLESALESGFNSAGVDVVLLGPLPTPGVAYLTRAQRASLGVVISASHNPFADNGIKFFSAEGTKLPDAWEQAVEAALETPPVWADSASLGKTRRLDDAAGRYIEFCKSTFPGALTLKGLKLVVDGAHGAAYHIAPLVFHELGAEVIAIGCSPDGLNINHQVGATHPQALIDAVKAHKADYGIALDGDADRLQVVDADGRLFNGDEILYLMVIERLSRGGSQRSSRAGDAVPGVVGTLMTNMAVEVALKAKGVELVRAKVGDRYVLEELEKRGWLLGGEGSGHLLALDKHTTGDGLVSALQVLQACIRRGQTLSQLLSEVTLFPQTLINVRLRPGQEWKANGDLARVTQAVEAELGQNGRVLIRPSGTEPLVRVMVEARDARQAQACAERIAAVVRAS, encoded by the coding sequence ATGACGCGTCTCTATTTCGGAACCGACGGCATCCGCGGTACTGTCGGCCAGGCCCCGATCACCCCTGATTTCGTGCTGCGCCTGGCGCATGCCGTGGGCCGCGTGCTGAAGGAAACCGAATCGCGCCCGACGGTGCTGATCGGCAAGGACACCCGCATTTCGGGCTACATGCTGGAAAGCGCGCTCGAGTCGGGTTTCAATTCGGCCGGCGTCGACGTGGTCCTGCTCGGACCGCTGCCCACGCCCGGCGTGGCCTACCTCACGCGCGCGCAGCGGGCGAGCCTGGGCGTCGTCATCAGCGCCAGCCACAACCCGTTTGCCGACAACGGCATCAAGTTCTTCAGCGCCGAGGGCACGAAGCTGCCCGACGCCTGGGAACAGGCCGTGGAAGCTGCGCTCGAAACGCCGCCCGTGTGGGCCGACTCGGCGTCGCTGGGCAAGACACGGCGGCTCGACGACGCGGCCGGGCGCTACATCGAGTTCTGCAAGAGCACGTTTCCGGGCGCGTTGACGCTCAAGGGGCTGAAGCTGGTGGTCGATGGCGCCCATGGTGCCGCCTACCACATCGCCCCGCTGGTCTTTCACGAACTCGGCGCCGAAGTGATCGCCATCGGCTGCAGCCCGGACGGGCTGAACATCAACCACCAGGTCGGCGCGACCCATCCGCAGGCCTTGATCGACGCCGTCAAGGCCCACAAGGCCGACTACGGCATTGCGCTCGACGGCGATGCCGACCGGCTGCAGGTCGTTGATGCCGATGGGCGCCTGTTCAACGGCGACGAGATCCTGTACCTGATGGTGATCGAGCGGCTTTCCCGCGGCGGCAGCCAGCGCAGTTCGCGCGCCGGTGATGCCGTGCCCGGCGTGGTCGGCACGCTGATGACCAACATGGCCGTCGAGGTGGCGCTCAAGGCCAAGGGTGTGGAACTCGTGCGCGCCAAGGTCGGCGACCGGTATGTGCTGGAGGAACTCGAAAAGCGCGGCTGGTTGCTGGGCGGCGAAGGCTCGGGCCATCTGCTCGCGCTCGACAAACACACGACGGGCGATGGCCTGGTCAGCGCGCTGCAGGTGCTGCAGGCCTGCATCCGGCGCGGCCAGACGCTGTCGCAGCTACTGTCCGAAGTCACGCTGTTTCCGCAGACGCTGATCAACGTGCGCCTGCGCCCCGGCCAGGAATGGAAGGCCAATGGCGACCTGGCCCGCGTGACCCAGGCCGTCGAAGCCGAACTCGGCCAGAACGGCCGAGTGCTGATCCGCCCGAGCGGCACCGAGCCGCTGGTGCGCGTGATGGTCGAGGCCCGCGATGCCCGCCAGGCCCAGGCCTGCGCCGAACGCATTGCCGCCGTGGTGCGGGCTTCCTGA
- the folP gene encoding dihydropteroate synthase produces the protein MHWQTSRFQIDLTRPQVMGIVNVTPDSFSDGGLHATTADALRHCEALIRQGADLLDIGGESTRPGATPLSAADELARVLPVLREAVRLGVPISVDTYKPEVMQAALDLGADIINDIWALRWRDPANGLAGADVVGRHPRCGICLMHMHGEPTTMQRSPMDGDVLPEVLLFLQRQAQALLALGVEKARILLDPGPGFGKTVAQNFSLLSRQRELLALGYPLLAAWSRKSSLAAMATPAAERVAGTHERLLPSVAAALIAVERGARVVRVHDVSATVQALKVWTAASQG, from the coding sequence ATGCATTGGCAGACCTCCCGCTTCCAGATCGACCTGACGCGCCCGCAGGTGATGGGCATCGTCAACGTGACGCCCGACTCCTTTTCCGACGGAGGCCTGCACGCGACCACCGCCGACGCCTTGCGCCATTGCGAAGCGCTGATCCGGCAAGGCGCGGACCTGCTGGACATCGGCGGCGAATCGACGCGGCCCGGTGCGACACCCTTGTCCGCGGCCGACGAACTCGCCCGCGTGCTGCCGGTGCTGCGCGAGGCCGTGCGGCTGGGCGTGCCGATTTCCGTGGACACCTACAAACCCGAGGTGATGCAGGCCGCGCTCGATCTCGGCGCCGACATCATCAACGACATCTGGGCCTTGCGCTGGCGTGATCCGGCGAATGGGCTGGCGGGTGCTGACGTCGTGGGCCGGCACCCGCGCTGTGGTATCTGCCTGATGCACATGCATGGTGAGCCGACAACCATGCAGCGCTCGCCGATGGACGGGGACGTGCTGCCCGAAGTGCTCCTGTTTCTGCAGCGCCAGGCGCAGGCCCTGCTTGCGCTAGGGGTCGAAAAGGCCCGAATACTGCTCGATCCTGGCCCGGGTTTCGGCAAGACCGTGGCGCAGAATTTTTCGCTGCTCTCGCGGCAGCGCGAACTGCTGGCCCTCGGGTATCCGCTGCTCGCCGCGTGGTCGCGCAAGTCATCGCTTGCCGCCATGGCCACCCCGGCCGCCGAGCGCGTGGCGGGCACCCACGAGCGGCTGTTGCCCAGCGTGGCCGCGGCGCTGATCGCCGTCGAGCGCGGCGCGCGCGTGGTGCGGGTCCATGACGTCTCCGCCACGGTGCAGGCCCTTAAGGTCTGGACGGCGGCCAGCCAGGGCTGA